The proteins below come from a single Aegilops tauschii subsp. strangulata cultivar AL8/78 chromosome 6, Aet v6.0, whole genome shotgun sequence genomic window:
- the LOC109780039 gene encoding AT-rich interactive domain-containing protein 5: MSDGADSDRDLPRADGNDEPRHPVPRAAKEEEPPVADEFQDAPPSPETNSVGDGERSPDRAGLPNAGDCGETAPPDAGEEAVGVRVETNGEDAMSHDGDEGDGEDDDDDEDDEDDDDEEDEDDDSTPDASPRAEVKAEGDGSAGLAQCASQQPVEPDPFLEGHDSGTEEEQAAFMSELERFHREHSLEFKPPKFYGKGLNCLKLWRQVAHLGGHEQVTVCKLWRQVGETFRPPKTCTTVSWSFRIFYEKALLEYEKHKVRTGQLKISIPAVPQSGGTNREGVNPSSSARIRRDAAARAMQGWHAHRLLANDMYGDHILKDKDSIPLSSRDKNLKGFGVLKRKKASSPERAFKVSRTKVNKSQEDSMVIDVGEPADWVKINVRQTKECFEIYALVPGLLREEVHVQSDPAGRLVITGDPDQPDNPWGITAFKKVINLPLRIDPHQTSAVVTLHGQLFVRAPFGHPDM, translated from the exons ATGAGCGACGGCGCCGATTCCGACCGCGACCTCCCGCGCGCCGACGGCAACGACGAGCCGCGCCACCCCGTCCCGCGggccgccaaggaggaggagccgCCCGTGGCCGACGAGTTCCAGGACGCGCCCCCGTCCCCCGAAACGAACAGCGTCGGCGACGGCGAGCGCTCCCCGGATCGGGCGGGGCTGCCCAATGCGGGGGACTGCGGGGAGACCGCGCCGCCCGACGCGGGGGAGGAGGCCGTGGGCGTGAGGGTGGAGACCAACGGCGAGGACGCCATGAGCCACGACGGCGATGAGGGGGAcggcgaggacgacgacgacgatgaagatgatgaggatgatgatgacgaggaggacgaggacgacgactCCACCCCTGATGCGTCGCCGAGGGCGGAGGTGAAGGCGGAGGGCGACGGGTCGGCCGGGTTGGCGCAGTGCGCCAGCCAGCAGCCGGTGGAGCCCGACCCTTTCCTCGAGGGTCACGACTCCGGGACGGAGGAGGAGCAGGCGGCGTTCATGTCTGAGCTGGAGCGCTTCCACAGGGAGCACAGCCTCGAGTTCAAGCCGCCCAAGTTTTACGGCAAGGGCCTCAACTGCCTCAA GTTGTGGAGGCAGGTCGCTCACCTGGGAGGCCATGAGCAG GTAACAGTTTGTAAACTATGGCGTCAAGTTGGAGAGACTTTCAGGCCACCAAA GACCTGCACTACGGTGTCTTGGTCATTTCGAATTTTCTACGAGAAG GCACTTCTTGAATATGAAAAACACAAAGTACGAACTGGCCAGCTTAAAATATCGATACCTGCTGTACCACAATCTGGTGGTACAAACCGTGAG GGTGTAAATCCATCATCTTCTGCAAGAATTAGAAGGGATGCTGCAGCACGTGCTATGCAGGGTTGGCATGCGCACCGTCTCCTTGCCAATGACATGTATGGAGATCACATTTTAAAG GACAAAGACTCAATACCCCTTTCAAGTCGTGATAAGAATCTGAAAGGCTTTG GGGTACTCAAGAGGAAGAAAGCATCTAGTCCAGAGCGTGCTTTCAAGGTCTCCCGTACAAAAGTGAACAAGTCACA GGAAGATTCTATGGTCATTGATGTTGGAGAACCTGCCGATTGGGTGAAGATTAATGTTCGTCAAACT AAAGAATGCTTTGAGATATATGCGCTAGTTCCTGGGCTTCTAAGGGAAGAG GTGCATGTTCAGTCTGATCCTGCTGGACGTCTGGTTATAACTGGGGACCCTGACCAGCCTGATAACCCTTGGGGCATCACTGCATTCAAGAAG GTGATCAACTTGCCGTTAAGGATTGATCCGCATCAAACATCAGCAGTTGTCACGCTTCATGGCCAGCTATTTGTGCGTGCGCCATTTGGGCATCCGGACATGTAG